One genomic segment of Flagellimonas marinaquae includes these proteins:
- a CDS encoding Gfo/Idh/MocA family protein translates to MPKKIRLGILGGGGDSLIGVLHRVASFINDNYEIVGAVFTPELEDSLAFAKEIDIPTNRIYKDFDTLVEEEMKLPEDERIQVCSILTPNFLHFPMAKKLLDNGFNVICEKPMTTTYEEAKILQETQVRAGTVFAVTHTYTGYPMVRQMREMIKEGVIGKVHKVDAQYYQGWMNPIIHDKEKRATVWRLDPKKAGISSCMGDIGVHAFNMVEYTTGLRVRSLLCDFNYLYDDNQMDMDGTALIRMDKNVKGVIRASQVATGEENNLTIAVYGEKGGLKWEQENPNYLYKLNDPEPLQVYKPGHGYNSELSLGGTKLPPGHPEGIFDAMANIYLGVAKAIRGEAYNNGEFPTIIDGVRGLNFIENTVASHKNGNVWVDMD, encoded by the coding sequence ATGCCTAAAAAAATAAGACTTGGAATTCTTGGTGGGGGCGGCGACTCCCTTATCGGAGTTTTGCACCGCGTAGCCTCTTTTATAAATGATAATTATGAAATCGTTGGGGCCGTATTTACCCCCGAACTGGAAGATAGTCTAGCGTTCGCAAAAGAGATAGATATTCCAACGAATCGAATTTATAAGGATTTCGATACCTTGGTGGAAGAGGAAATGAAACTGCCGGAAGACGAACGTATTCAGGTCTGTTCCATTCTAACCCCAAATTTTTTACATTTCCCAATGGCCAAGAAATTGTTGGACAATGGTTTCAACGTAATCTGTGAAAAACCAATGACCACCACTTACGAAGAAGCCAAAATATTACAGGAAACCCAAGTAAGGGCCGGTACCGTATTTGCCGTGACCCATACCTATACCGGATACCCAATGGTGCGCCAAATGAGGGAGATGATCAAAGAAGGGGTAATTGGAAAAGTTCACAAAGTGGATGCCCAATATTATCAAGGCTGGATGAACCCGATAATCCATGATAAAGAAAAGCGCGCCACCGTTTGGCGCTTGGACCCTAAAAAGGCAGGGATTAGTTCTTGTATGGGAGACATTGGAGTACATGCCTTTAATATGGTCGAGTACACCACCGGATTAAGGGTTAGATCTCTATTGTGCGATTTCAATTATTTGTACGACGATAACCAAATGGACATGGATGGAACCGCTTTAATACGAATGGATAAGAATGTAAAAGGCGTCATTAGGGCAAGTCAGGTGGCCACTGGGGAAGAAAATAACTTAACTATTGCCGTTTATGGTGAAAAAGGAGGTTTAAAATGGGAGCAGGAGAACCCTAACTACCTATATAAATTAAATGATCCAGAACCTTTGCAAGTATACAAGCCAGGACATGGGTACAATTCCGAACTCTCTTTGGGCGGTACAAAATTGCCACCAGGCCACCCAGAAGGAATTTTTGATGCCATGGCGAACATATATTTGGGCGTGGCCAAGGCAATTCGTGGAGAAGCCTATAACAACGGAGAATTTCCGACCATAATAGATGGTGTGCGTGGCCTAAATTTTATAGAAAACACCGTTGCTTCACACAAGAATGGAAATGTTTGGGTAGATATGGATTGA
- a CDS encoding ASCH domain-containing protein translates to MENASARNLWGDFLDAHLEFASQDAPKVIHFCDNEQDANTCADLVCKETKRATSHSLIGLQLRNENLPKIGDFYVVTDWDGNAKCIVRTTGVKLLPYFSIREEHARLEGEGDKSLEHWKKTHWDYYTRELAKFGTTPKESMIIVFEQFEMLYKK, encoded by the coding sequence ATGGAAAATGCTTCTGCCCGCAATTTATGGGGCGATTTTTTAGATGCCCATTTGGAGTTTGCCTCCCAAGATGCTCCAAAAGTGATACATTTTTGTGATAATGAACAAGATGCCAATACTTGTGCAGATCTTGTTTGCAAAGAAACCAAAAGAGCCACCTCACATTCCTTAATAGGTTTACAGCTCCGCAACGAAAATTTACCTAAAATCGGAGATTTTTATGTGGTTACGGATTGGGACGGGAATGCCAAATGTATTGTTCGCACCACTGGGGTAAAACTGCTCCCTTATTTTAGTATTAGAGAAGAACACGCCCGTTTGGAAGGTGAAGGGGATAAAAGTCTGGAACATTGGAAAAAGACCCATTGGGACTACTACACCCGCGAATTGGCCAAATTTGGCACAACTCCAAAGGAAAGCATGATCATTGTGTTCGAGCAATTTGAAATGCTATATAAAAAATAA